The Miscanthus floridulus cultivar M001 chromosome 7, ASM1932011v1, whole genome shotgun sequence genome includes a region encoding these proteins:
- the LOC136466666 gene encoding adagio-like protein 3, whose protein sequence is MVVSEIWRCLNEGIEFQGELLNFRKDGAPLYNRLRLIPMHGDDGYVTHVIGIQLFSEANIDLSSVSYPVYKQQSNNRLSIQDLNSASHEHAPKIQSSDHCGILQLSDEVLAHNILSLLSRRDVASIGSVCTRMHELTKNDHLRKMVCQNAWGRDVTVRLEMSTKMVGWGRLARELTTLEAASWRKFTVGGRVEPSRCNFSACAVGNRLVLFGGEGVNMKPMDDTFVLNLEAARPEWRRVKVSASPPGWWGHTLSWLNGSWLVVFGGCGQIY, encoded by the coding sequence ATGGTTGTTTCAGAGATTTGGCGATGCCTCAATGAGGGGATTGAATTCCAAGGCGAGCTGTTGAATTTCCGGAAGGATGGTGCTCCACTTTACAACAGATTAAGGCTCATTCCGATGCATGGGGATGATGGCTATGTGACACATGTTATTGGAATCCAGCTATTCTCTGAGGCAAACATCGATCTCAGCAGCGTATCATATCCGGTGTATAAGCAACAGTCCAACAACAGGCTCAGCATTCAAGATCTGAACTCAGCTTCCCATGAGCATGCTCCAAAAATCCAGAGTTCAGACCACTGTGGTATACTTCAATTGTCAGACGAAGTTCTTGCACACAACATTCTATCTCTCCTGTCACGAAGAGATGTTGCATCCATTGGATCAGTCTGTACCAGAATGCATGAACTAACCAAGAATGATCACCTGAGGAAGATGGTCTGCCAGAACGCATGGGGAAGGGATGTCACTGTCAGGCTTGAGATGAGCACCAAGATGGTAGGATGGGGTCGTCTTGCAAGAGAGTTAACAACTCTTGAGGCAGCCTCATGGAGGAAGTTCACAGTTGGAGGGCGCGTTGAGCCTTCCCGATGCAACTTCAGTGCCTGCGCTGTTGGTAACCGTCTTGTCCTTTTCGGAGGGGAGGGTGTCAACATGAAGCCTATGGATGATACATTTGTGCTTAACTTGGAGGCTGCAAGGCCAGAATGGCGCCGCGTCAAGGTTTCTGCCTCTCCACCTGGCTGGTGGGGGCACACTCTATCATGGCTGAATGGGTCATGGCTGGTAGTATTTGGAGGCTGTGGACAAATTTATTGA